GAGTAGGAACGATGGTAGGGGGAACTTTAGGTGCAGGTATAACCGGTTTCGGACTTGCGCATATAGTATTGGGTGTGCTAGATATGTTCAGGCCAACAGTCCGCCAATAATTAATAAACCCTGCATTTTCTTTCTGCAGGGATAAAAGAATGGCAGGGGAGACAGGACTCGAACCTGCAACCGGCGGTTTTGGAGACCGCTACTCTGCCAATTGAGCTACTCCCCTGCGCATTTTTTATTATATAAGATTTTTTGGTTAATGTCAATTAAAACTAAGCTAAAAATAAAGTAAGGCTAAAAATAAAGTGTAAAATTATGCCTTCTCGCAGGCTATTCTTGGCATTTGGGCTTTTGGAAGCTGTAATATTTTGCCAAAACATTAATTATAAGTTTACATAATATACATTATCGGACGTTATGGTGCTCCTGAAATTAAATTTTTAGTGCTTTATCCTCCCTCGATGAGATCGTAAAGATCAAATATCTGCAGATTATTTTTCAAACAAATGTTTAAAATCACATTTAGTTATGATATAATTAACCTAAAAAATTATTCTTGTGTATGGAGTGGTAATTGCGATGTATGAAAATTTATCGCCGAGACAAAAACAGATATTGGATTTCATACGTGATTTTTTAAAAAAGAGAGGTTATCCCCCTTCGGTGCGCGAAATATGCGCTGCTACTAATCTGAAATCCACCGCTACTGTTCATTCCTACTTGGTTCAATTGGAAAAAAAGGGTTTTATAACGCGAGATCCTCAGAAACCCCGGGCCATTATTGTATCGGACAACAAATATTTATTCGACTCCAGTTTCGTGCCAGTACCACTTGTAGGCAGAGTCACTGCGGGACAACCCATCCTGGCGGAAGAAAACATTCAGGGCGTGTTCCCGCTTCCTAAGGATATGGTTCCCGAATCAGAAGTATTTATGTTGAAAATTCAAGGAAACAGCATGATAGAAGCTGGTATTTTTGATGGCGATTATGTGATTGTAAAGGTATCCAATACGGCGGAAAACGGCGATATAGTAGTAGCGCTGTTAGGAGACGAAGCTACCGTCAAGAGATTTTTTAAAGAAAGCGACCATATAAGGCTACAGCCGGAAAATCGATATATGGAGCCTATCATTGTAAAAGACGTTAAGATTTTAGGTAAGGTAATAGGCCTTTTTAGAAGGTTTTAAATCAATTAAATTGGCCTTTGTATATTCCTTCGTCTATCATGTTCTGAAGTGCCTTCATGGCCCCTAATTTTACATGAAAGAAATTAATACCGCCTTGAATATATACTACAAACGGTTCCATGATAGGTGCATCGGCGCTTAATTCTATCGACGCGCCTTGGATGAAGCTGCCGCCTGCCATTATTACCTGGTGTGCATAGCCCGGCATTTCCCATGGTTCAGGTACAATATGAGCATCTACAGGTCCTACTTTCTGCAGCCCCCTACAAAAAGATATCAAGGATTCCTTGTCGCCCATCTCTATTGCTGTAACAATGTCGCTGCGCTTTTCGTTGTAAGAGGGATATACCTTAAACCCTGCCCTTTCAAAAAATCTTGAAATGAAAATGGAGCCTTTTAAGGCTTCCCCAACTATCATGGGAGAGTAAAATAATCCTTGCAGGGCTAGGCGGTTGAAATTCAAGGATGGTCCACAATTTTTCCCCAGTCCGGGAGCGTACAGGCGGTAAGCACATTGT
The genomic region above belongs to Caldanaerovirga acetigignens and contains:
- the lexA gene encoding transcriptional repressor LexA, whose product is MYENLSPRQKQILDFIRDFLKKRGYPPSVREICAATNLKSTATVHSYLVQLEKKGFITRDPQKPRAIIVSDNKYLFDSSFVPVPLVGRVTAGQPILAEENIQGVFPLPKDMVPESEVFMLKIQGNSMIEAGIFDGDYVIVKVSNTAENGDIVVALLGDEATVKRFFKESDHIRLQPENRYMEPIIVKDVKILGKVIGLFRRF